The Fusarium poae strain DAOMC 252244 chromosome 2, whole genome shotgun sequence nucleotide sequence TCTCCCTCCGTCCGCCCGAGCTGCCTCGTCCGAGTCCGATTCCTACTTCTCTACATCACCGTTACACTCGACAACTTTATCTTTTGTTCTCTGATTCGACCCACGTCTTCCCATCATGTCGTGGAGAGCTTCAGAGCGTCTGATGGACACCATCCGTCACTATGCTCGGTTTCCCGCCACCGGCGTCAGCTTGCGCCAGATGGTGCAGTTTGGCGAGAAACCCTCAGTTGGTATGTTGCTGCTTGTTCCTGAGTCCATTGAGGACAATTGCTGACTTCGGCTGCTTCAAGGCACTCTATTCCGAGCTTCTCAATTCTTAGCCGAGGAACTTCCTATCCGTTTAGCTCATCGCGTGCAAGAACTCGACGAGCTTCCAGATGGCCTTAATGAGATGCCATCTGTAATCAAAGTTAAAGATTGGTACGCCCAATCGTTCGAGGTATGCCTTTTACAAACCCATTGCCCAAGAATACCATGCTAACTCAATCTAGGAAATCACACAGCTACCTCGGCCAGAACTACCCTCGGATGTCAAAACTCGTCTCATGAAACCAAGCAAAGCTATCGGTCGCAATGCTTTCCGTCTTCCCGCCGCAACCCCCAATCCATCCATTGACGAGGGCGAGTCCGACGGTTGGGGCGGTCTCCAAAACAACAATGGCAAGAACAAGGGCCTCACGCGCCGAtactttgctgttgttgacgaCACAAGCGACTGGCCagccgatcttcacctgtaCAACCAACGTTTCGCCCAGACTCTGCACCAAATCAAGCGCCGACACGATGGCGTCGTCACCACCATGGCTCAAGGCATACTCGAATACAAGCGCCGTCGCCAGCGCATGCAAATTGACAGCACCATCCAATCGTTCCTCGACCGCTTCTACATGTCCCGTATCGGTATCCGTATGCTCATCGGCCAGCACATTGCCTTGACTGACCAGAGCCATCATCGCGACCCCACCTATGTCGGTATCATCTGCACAAAGACCAACGTCCAGGATCTAGCCCAGGAAGCCATTGAGAATGCCCGTTTTGTCTGCGAGGATCACTACGGTCTTTTCGAAGCCCCCAAGGTCCAGCTCGTCTGTAACCCCAACCTCAACTTTATGTACGTCCCCGGCCATCTGTCGCACATGCTCTTCGAGACCCTCAAGAACTCGCTGCGCGCCGTCGTCGAGACCCACGGCATGGAGAAGCAGGCTTTCCCTGTTACAAAGGTTATCGTCGCCGAGGGCAAAGAGGACATCACCATCAAGATTTCTGACGAGGGCGGCGGTATTCCTCGAAGCGCCATTCCTCTTGTTTGGACTTATATGTACACCACTGTCGACCGCACACCGAGCCTAGATCCCGATTTTGACAAGAGCGACTTCAAGGCCCCAATGGCCGGTTTTGGCTATGGATTGCCCATCTCACGTTTATACGCCCGCTACTTTGGTGGTGACTTGAAACTCATCAGCATGGAAGGGTAAGTTTATACTTGACAGTTTACAGAATCTCCTGCGCCCCCACCATCATGAGTAAAGCAATGATTAACTTCTATCTACAGATACGGTACGGATGTCTACCTCCACCTTAACCGTTTATCCTCGTCCTCCGAACCTCTCCAATAGCAATCACTTAGCGCCGGCGCACAGAACCTTCAGGTTCCTCCTTGGGTTCTTCGCAAACGACTACAGAGCCGAAACCGAGAGATATCGGAACGGAAACAGGTGGGCGACGCCGAGGCGTTGGTCAACGCGCCTCCACGAAGCAACTATAGCAGTCCACAGGAAGTCTAATGGGTTTTTTTTCTTACACAAAGGGAATCATCATCGCCCGCGGAAGAGCCGTGCGCCGGAGCAAAACAGAAACGAAAATATATCGTGATGCTACTATATCATCAGCAACTATTGCGAGAAACAacagcaggaggaggaagaagatggcgatcAAGAACTACGACATGCCCACGAGGCTAACGACGACGATATGCCCGGAGGAATATCACGCAAACAGAAACGCACAGGAGATTTGGTTATTTGAAAGAGGAGGAAAGAGGCAGCTCGAATCAGAGGACGAAGATCCCTACGCGCAGGAGCGCAACAGTACATGGTTTGCAAAACCAGAAGGGTCAACAACCAACGTGGGAAATTTATACGACCTAACGAAGCATGTCGTCGCACGCATGTTTGGAAAGTGAGAGAGTTGTTAGGCTGCGGTATgggttttatttttatttttatattctaGGTAAAATTCCTTCCCTGGATCGAAAAGAGGGGGAGGTAGACGAAGCATCGTTCTTTTTGTAACGATGAAAGGGTACATTTTGTACATGATGCATACGGAAAGGGAGATCAAGCTCGAAGAGATGAACAAAGGGCTGTCTTGATGGCAGAACTATCTTATGCATGTATATGGAACAAAAATACTTCTACGGGAGTCTTGGTCATGGGTAGGAAATATCATTGcattttgtttttttctgGGTTACTTTCTTCTACTTCCACTGGCGGTTTAGTGGCAGACTCATAATGAGCAACAGATTCACTGCGTGACGGCATCATTCGTTTCACGAGATAAATGGTAAAGTAGAGGAGAATCAATTACTAAACTTCTCTGAAATCAACCATTTCCCTCTGTTTAGTGAGTGGAGTGGGATATCACTGAAAATCAAGGGGGAAACAAATGGGGGGAATGAAAGACCGATTAAACGGTCTCTGGGTCAAAAACAGCTGTCCCTTCACAGTCGGGCACATCGGGCACGTTTTGATCGGACCTGTTGCCATCCGTCCAGGTTCTTGCAACGCTCTCCGTCATCAGGCTCTTCCTAGTTTGGGCGCACCAACGTTCGCTCTTGCAATCTGAGCTCGGCCTGGGAGAATCGGAGCTATAATACGGGTTAGTCGACAAACTCAACACAAGCTTCAATACCACTTACTTCGCTGGCCTTGGGCCACTTGCTGTTACCACGAGTCTGTGGCATCTGGGCAACGGGAAGGTCAGGGACGTTGTCCCAGTCGCCAATGAGGTTGGGATCCTGGTCAGTCTTGCTAGAAGACGAAGTGACGGAGGCGGTGCTGGAGGCCTCGGTAGGGTTCTTGGAGGCTCTGTGGTGAGCACCCTGGGAATCCCATGCATTGTAGTTAATCTTGCGGGAGGCGATGATCTCTTCTTGATCCTTTCGCAGGGTGGTGGCAGTAGAAATACTGCCAGTGGTGCTCCCTCCCACTTCGCTGCATTCCGctcgcttcttcttgccctgAAGATGGGGAGGGAGAGTCATTCCCACAGTCGTGGTGCTTGTCGTGCTCTTTGCAACAGAGCCATTACCCATTGTCAGACTCTTGTTCAAAAGAGTGTGCAGCTCAGGTAGGGGATCAGCATTCTTGTTAGATGTGACCGATGAAGTGTCGGCGACGCGGCCTCGAAGGTGAGGAGGCAGACGGCTTGATGTGGTTGACTTGGTCTCGTTCACGACGCTAGCTGTCTCCGAGTATGACGCTGTGGTTACTTGAGCTGAGGTCTCCGAGTTGCCGATGCCTGGGCTGTTATTGCCAACGACGTGGAGGAAGGCCCTATTGGTGGTCTCACCAGGCGGCAGACCAAGACTCTCGGGACCGGAGATAGGGGCCTATATTATATCAGCAATTTATACTCTCCTATTGAGGCCATACTACTTACACCGGGGAGAGCTTCAGGCTCGAAGAAGTCGGCGGTGTCTGTTGGTGCAGAGTAGTCGCGGAGTGCTGGTTCCTCGATAGATACATGTCCGGTAGCCAGCTGGATAGGAACGACACCATGCTCTTGATATACGTCCCAAGCCACACATTGTTCGCAACGCTAGAGGATGTCAGTGAGTGATGCCTACTTAGGCTGGGTTAGTGACATACCGGGTTGTCGGACTTGCGCTCGGTGATAGAGTAGTTCTCGATGGGTCTGACCCTGACACAGACGGTGCAGGTGATCTCAGAGCGAACTGGCTGACTGTGCTCCATGCAGATCATGCCAGAGTTCTTACGGTCACCGAGTTTTCCACGCTTCTGTTGATTCTTGGAGAAGGCATCAAGACCCTTCCATTCGCCGCCAACGGAGCAACGATATTCGTTGGCTTTAGGCATGGTGCTTTGCGTCGTGTGTGTATTGAATGTTTCTTTGTATATGTGTATGGATGATGAAAACAGAGTGATGAAAGCAGGGAGATGATGAAAGCAGAGAGGTGAAGGGATTTGTGGTTGAGAATTGAGGAGTTGTTATAGGCAGGCACCCGTGTCAGTGATTCACTGTCGCTCCCACCAAACAGTAGGTAGTTGGCTCGTGCCTTCCGCCTCTTTTCTTATAGGCAGAAACTGTTTGTTGTTTTCTATTTACTTTGCTGGTCACAATAGCCTTTTCTCAGCCGGCACAGTATTACTCCTGGCGGCTACTTGCCAGGTGCAAGGCACCTATAAATATTATCATAGGCAGAACATCACTCTGGGTACTAGGTACAGTCAGGGATCACTACTTACACATAAGTCTTAAACAGTACAGTGGCTTCTAAGCCTAGGCTTAGATAGGGCATCTCTCTTAAACCTTGCTGCCAATTATGAAGAGGTATCAACTTAATAAAACAGGATAACTACATTAACCTCCCTCTCCTGCTCATGAGCTGCATACTTACCTCTTGTTTATACAACTTGAATATGCACTGTGCTTCCCCCTATTTCATGCAATATTCGCCATGGTTTAGGATTCGGCTAAACACACTAAGGACGAGGAGTAGACAGATTGGTTGCACATGGGTTCTGGCAATcttctttattactttaatgcCTAAATACCTGCCTcgtagtattttatattgaCACTCAGCTAGACAAGTGATAGCCTTACCCAGCAAGGGAGGGAGATTTATTACTATtgaaatatatatataagtgtATATATTAAACTGAAGCTAGTCTGTATTTATTAGTTGATTTacaatttatttttaaagaatcTTATCCTATCTCTTATAACAAGGCTGCATCATTCAAGCTAATAGACTTTAAGGAATAATCACATTAATTACAAAGAACCTCGAAGGGTAAAGACAGATCTATATAAGGAATCTATATCAAGAagaatattaagaatattaagtgtttatttaaaatacagACAATTATTAGGCTACAGCGTAAACAGCACATAAGTATAATACAGATCTTTATGTTTTAAACGTGCCTCAATAGGACCCCGCCTCACGTGCAATGACTAACACCGCCGGTGTCGGCCCCACAAAGTTTTCCCATTGACTGACTGCTCTTAAAAGCTTGAAATCGCAACGACGTAACAAACGCAACAATCGTGACGAGCGCCGAGAACAAATACTTCAACATGGCTGAAAAGAAGACGGACGCACCGGCAACCAACATGCTCTGGGGTGGCAGGTTCACAGGTTCAATTGTCCCGGACACAAGCTTCACATCCAGTATACTAACATTGTGATGTTCAGGTGGGATTGATCCGCTTATGCACAAGTATAATGCCTCTATTGGATACGACAAGGCTCTCTATAAAGAGGATATTCTTGGGTCAATTGCTTTTGCCAGGGCCAACTCAAAAGTTGGTATTATTACCGAAGATGAATTCAAGACAATCGAGCAGGGTCTGCTCAAAGTAATGGAAGAATGGAAGCAGGGAACCTTTGCTATTATGCCGAATGACGAAGACGTGAGACGCTGGTCTACACCACTTGATCTCCTGGGGCTAATACAGTAAATCAGATTCACACTGCAAACGAGCGTCGATTAGGAGAGGTCATCGGAAAGGACACCGCTGGCAAGCTCCACACAGGCCGCAGCCGCAACgagcaggtcgtctgtgatATGCGCATGTGGCTGCGTGACCGCATCCGTGAAATCGACAGCGAACTTGTTACTTTCCTTCGAATCCTTACTAAACGCGCCGAGGATGAAATGTAAGCTTAGCACTGCTTCCAAACAAAGCCCCTTACTGAGTAACATTCCCAGCGAATACCTTATGCCCGGCTACACTCACCTACAGAGAGCTCAACCAGTTCGCTGGAGTCAGTGGATCATGTCACATGCTGCTTCTTTCAAGCAGGATCTCGAGCGATTGCGCCAGGTCTTCGAAAGAGTCAACCTTAGCCCACTTGGCTGTGGCGCATTAGCTGGCAATGTGTTTGGCATCGACCGAGACGCAATAGCCGCGGAGCTTGGCTTCAGTGGAATCACCCTGAACTCGATGAACACATCAGGCGATCGTGACTTTATCATTGAGTTCCTGAGCTGGAACTCCATGTTTACCAGCCATGTTAGCAGGTGGGCTGAAGATCTCATCCTATACTCTACTTCCGAGTTTGGGTTTTGTCGTCTCGCAGATCTTTACAGTACCGGCAGCAGGTTCGTTATATCCATCGTGACTCCTAGACAATCCCATAACACTCTAACCCACGTTCAGTTTAATGCCGAATAAGAAGAACGCCGACAGTTTGGAACTCTTGCGTGGCAAGTCAGGCCGTGCTTTCGGTCAACTGGCTggattgatgatggtgagttCGAATACAGATATATCAGCTCCTGAGTGATCAGGGGCGGGTCAAAAGCAGCCACTAACAGATACCCGATAGAGCGTGAAAGGCTTGCCAACTTGCTACAACAAGGACCTTCAGGAGGGATGGGAACCCATGCTGGATTCAGTCCAAACTATTTCGGACAGTCTTGGAATCGCTAGTGGTGTTATCGCTACTATGACCGTGCGACCTGAGCGGATGTTGGCTGGCTTGGACAAGACGATGCTTGCCACTGATGTCGCGGAGTGGCTGGTGCGAAACGGATGTCCTTTCAGGGAAGCTCATCACATTTCTGGCCGCGTTGTTGCATTGTCGGAAAATACGGAAACATCAATGGACCTGCTAACCCTGGAGCAACTGCAAGCTATTGATTCTCGATTTACAGCGGATATTATGAAGGCATTTGAGTATGAGTCGAGTGTTGAGGCGAAATCGGCCAGGGGCGGTACTAGTCGATCAGCTGTGCTGCAGCAAATTCAGGAACTCCGTGCTATCTTGGAGTAAAGAAGCTTGATAGATCAAAAGaaagaacaaaacaaaacaccTGCTGTAAGGGACTCGAACGAAACATCTGTGAATAAACTAGTTGTAAGGGGAGATATTCGAGGTGAAAATGCCTTCATCCATGGCTAAAAGGCATCTTTGATTCAAATCCTTCGTGAAACCATCCAATACATGCTTCTCCTCAAATCCTTATTTAGAGACCCCCGCAAATTTATCGTCTGGGATGTCCTCCAAACTTCATCGTCTGATAAATCCTCCTAATTCTCCTCGTCGTTGTCCAAGAACTCATCGATGTCACTTTGGCCGATCTCGTTATCGGCGGCTTTGCTTGGGCAGCAGGGGTTGCCTtttcaagaaggccaagcaaCTTCCCGTTAAATACCATCAGCAGGTATGCCTTGACTAATCGAATGGACATTGTCACATCAATCCCGGCGTCGTAGGCATTCGAGTTTAGCCTCCGATCCTCAGGGAACAAGGTCCCATAGAGCTTCGAAAGTTGCAAGGACAACACTCTTACATGATACCATCTCAGTGGCTGACCGAAGAATTTCCATTCAGTAATCAGCAGATCTCCGGCGCTCACAGTCTTGATAATGTAACTCAAGCATCGATATCGATTCGAGTCCTTGCCCAAGTAATGCAGACTTCCACGGGTCCATGTTCCCAGGGGGAGAAGGCAAGttagaaaagtaaaaagcAAATAACAGCAGTGATGGAGAATGAGAATGTTGCTCTGAACGAAACAATTCAATCTGTAGGTACAGACCATGACGATGGGTTTCTACTTCTACTATCAAGTTAAGTCGCTAGTCGTCAACTACCCCTTAAAGGTATGATCAATAACATATGCCTGCTGCACTGTAAAGATGCAAACATTACAACCAGGCGGAGAGTTGCGCTTTAATTGAGTAAtacttgttcttgatgcatACCGGAGCTATACCATACAGTGACTGTCTAGTTAATTTACATAATTTGACTGTTGTTCAACAGTGTCTGTCTGTATCATCCCGTCAATATCGACCCCTTACCTTCTTAGCACTTTTACAAATGCGTCTTCCCGATGACAATGCCTGTCGCTGGGCTCTCGTACGCCGCTGTCATATTATACGTGCATTAGCCCGAAGGCCTCTGCGTTCGAGTATCTGAGTCGCATCTTAGTATACCTGTGCTGATCTCATTGTACGTGGATGAGGCTCAAAATGGCCCACGCGCGATGTTCACCCACCACATGGCAATCTTCAACACCGTCCTCTACCCTAAATACTGACAACGTCTGTATTGACCTTGTCCTGGAAAAAAAAACGACATGCATAATGTCGTTTCTCTATCCAAACACCCTCCTTGCGCGGCACAGGCTGCTAGCGAGATACCTGGTCTCTTCCGACATTTTCACCGCCATCTACCCTACAGAAATCATGAATTGAATCAAAGTCTTCACCGCTTGAGCGGAACCTCACATCACATAGCGCTTAGCTAAACTTTGATGCCGAACCCCAGATGATCGATCACCTGCTGGCATGATAAACAAGTCGACGGTTCGAAACTGTTACCTTGACCACCATGAGGCTTTGGCGTCG carries:
- a CDS encoding hypothetical protein (BUSCO:17873at5125); protein product: MSWRASERLMDTIRHYARFPATGVSLRQMVQFGEKPSVGTLFRASQFLAEELPIRLAHRVQELDELPDGLNEMPSVIKVKDWYAQSFEEITQLPRPELPSDVKTRLMKPSKAIGRNAFRLPAATPNPSIDEGESDGWGGLQNNNGKNKGLTRRYFAVVDDTSDWPADLHLYNQRFAQTLHQIKRRHDGVVTTMAQGILEYKRRRQRMQIDSTIQSFLDRFYMSRIGIRMLIGQHIALTDQSHHRDPTYVGIICTKTNVQDLAQEAIENARFVCEDHYGLFEAPKVQLVCNPNLNFMYVPGHLSHMLFETLKNSLRAVVETHGMEKQAFPVTKVIVAEGKEDITIKISDEGGGIPRSAIPLVWTYMYTTVDRTPSLDPDFDKSDFKAPMAGFGYGLPISRLYARYFGGDLKLISMEGNYCEKQQQEEEEDGDQELRHAHEANDDDMPGGISRKQKRTGDLVI
- a CDS encoding hypothetical protein (BUSCO:49998at5125); its protein translation is MPKANEYRCSVGGEWKGLDAFSKNQQKRGKLGDRKNSGMICMEHSQPVRSEITCTVCVRVRPIENYSITERKSDNPRCEQCVAWDVYQEHGVVPIQLATGHVSIEEPALRDYSAPTDTADFFEPEALPGAPISGPESLGLPPGETTNRAFLHVVGNNSPGIGNSETSAQVTTASYSETASVVNETKSTTSSRLPPHLRGRVADTSSVTSNKNADPLPELHTLLNKSLTMGNGSVAKSTTSTTTVGMTLPPHLQGKKKRAECSEVGGSTTGSISTATTLRKDQEEIIASRKINYNAWDSQGAHHRASKNPTEASSTASVTSSSSKTDQDPNLIGDWDNVPDLPVAQMPQTRGNSKWPKASELRFSQAELRLQERTLVRPN